A single genomic interval of Zingiber officinale cultivar Zhangliang chromosome 4A, Zo_v1.1, whole genome shotgun sequence harbors:
- the LOC121973067 gene encoding auxin-responsive protein SAUR71-like produces the protein MKWQIWRVSRVADASHCWPPMAANAPARWVPWGHVPVHVGEEMEWFAVRVELLGRPAFIALLRRSAQKYGYGQRGVLRIPCPVPLFRRLLRLLSSSSSAAASATDPALEEFFRALPAVDGQFLD, from the coding sequence ATGAAGTGGCAGATCTGGCGGGTCTCGAGGGTGGCGGACGCCTCCCACTGCTGGCCGCCGATGGCGGCGAATGCACCTGCTCGGTGGGTCCCCTGGGGGCACGTGCCGGTGCACGTCGGCGAGGAGATGGAGTGGTTCGCGGTGCGGGTTGAGCTCCTCGGCCGTCCGGCCTTCATCGCGCTCCTCCGCCGCTCCGCCCAGAAGTACGGCTACGGGCAGCGCGGCGTGCTGCGGATCCCCTGCCCGGTACCGCTCTTCCGCCGCCTGCTCCgcctcctctcctcttcctcctccgccGCGGCGTCTGCCACGGATCCTGCCCTCGAGGAGTTCTTCCGCGCTCTCCCAGCGGTTGACGGTCAGTTCCTCGATTAG
- the LOC121973069 gene encoding uncharacterized protein PHLOEM PROTEIN 2-LIKE A4-like, translated as MEGVEANHGDKAHHVAVDVQSGTETLVWEKHGAIHISAKAMNIAWASDNRFWEWMDLPNDDFKEKYDFATAVGLKQVSWLEVDGTVDLAKLAELSLSLSHEKTYEIVYHIKFKVDAFGWQNLPVTFALITPDEQMHRSEVLESRRGHSNQWHEVHGNDFKGPKTTTGKLSFGMFETSNQKWKGGMILAGVTIRAKN; from the exons ATGGAAGGCGTGGAGGCTAACCATGGCGACAAAGCTCATCATGTCGCTGTTGATGTTCAAAGT GGTACCgaaactttggtttgggaaaaacACGGTGCAATTCATATTTCAGCCAAAGCCATGAACATTGCTTGGGCGAGCGACAATAGGTTTTGGGAGTGGATGGATCTTCCCAACGACGACTTTAAAGAAAAATACGA CTTTGCCACGGCAGTCGGACTCAAACAGGTGAGCTGGCTAGAAGTGGACGGGACTGTGGACTTAGCCAAGCTAGCCGAGCTTAGCCTGAGCCTAAGTCACGAAAAGACTTACGAAATAGTTTATCACATCAAGTTCAAGGTTGATGCTTTCGGATGGCAAAACCTCCCGGTCACGTTCGCTTTGATCACCCCCGACGAGCAAATGCATCGAAGCGAAGTTTTGGAATCGCGTAGGGGGCATAGCAACCAGTGGCACGAGGTACACGGCAACGATTTCAAAGGGCCTAAAACAACAACCGGAAAGCTCTCATTCGGCATGTTTGAAACTAGCAATCAGAAGTGGAAGGGGGGAATGATCCTTGCAGGAGTCACTATTAGGGCGAAGAATTGA